Below is a window of Rhizobium jaguaris DNA.
TGGCGATCAGTGCGCGTTGAGCCGCGCTGACACTACTACTCGTCGGCCTCTTCCCAGACATACCGGCGCTCATGTCTGAGGCCCAGCCCGGTCAGCATCTCATAGCCGATCGTGCCGGCCACGCGGGCGGCGTCGTCAATCAGGATATTCTTGCCAAAGAGCTCGATATAATCGCTGGCACGGACCAGTTTTTCAGGCACGTCGGTCACGTCGAAGATGGTCAGGTCCATGGTGATGCGGCCGGCAACGGGCACCTTGTGACCGGCAATGAAGCCTTGGCCGCCGGGCAGGCCGGTCTGACGCAGCGGTACGCCACCGCTTGACAGGCTGCGCATATAGCCGTCGGCATAGCCGGCCGAGACGATGGCAAGCCGGCTGTCGCGAGTAAGCTCCAGCGCCCGGCCGTAGCTGACCGTCTCGCCGGCTCTGACGGAGCGGGTCTGGATGATCCGCGCCTCGGCGGTTGCGACCGGCCGCATCGGATTCGCCGCTCCGTTCACCGCCTGGCCGCCATAGAGGGCGATGCCGGGACGGGTGAGGTCGAAATGATAGTCCGAGCCCAGGAAGATGCCGGCAGAGTTGGCGAGACTCGCCTCGATGCCCTCGAAGGCGGCGCTGACCGTGCGGAATGCCTCGAGCTGCTGCTTGTTCATCGCATGGGCGGGGTCGTCGCCGCAGGCGAGGTGGCTCATCACCAGGACAGGTGCGAAACTCGCGGGGCGTGAGACGTCGTTGGCGAGTGCGACAGCGTCCTCCACGGTTAGTCCCAGCCGATTGAAGCCGGTATCGACCTGCAGCGCGCACGGGTAGTCCCCGTAGTCGGCGAGCACCGACATCCAGAAGGTCAATTGCTCTTCGGAAGCGATGACGGGCACAAGATCGTTTTCGAAAAATAGCCGCTCGGTCCCCGGCCAGATGCCGCAGAGCACGAAGATGCGGGCTTCCGGTGCGTAGAGCCGTAGTGTCACGCCTTCTTCGGCGGTGGCGACGAAGAAATCGCGGGCGCCGGCGAGATAAAGTGCCTCGCCGACATCTTCGATTCCCAGGCCGTAGGCATCGGCTTTCACCGCCGCCCCGGTCCGGGCCTTGCCGGAGCGGCGGGCCATGTCCCGCCAGTTCTCGACCAGGGCGCCTAGATCGACCGTCAACCGAAGGCCGGCGGAAGCGAAAGCGTCATTGTCTTCGAAGGGAAGGGAAAAGTCTGTCATGGATCGCCGCGATGAAAAGGAAGTTGTTCAGAGCACTGTAGAGAGCATTGTGGCAAAGAGAAAGCGGGGACAGTCAGATACCAGCCTTTCATACGGCGATCACTTTTGTTCAAGACGCGCGGGAGCCGGCGCGCTAATGTGCCAGGATGCAAAATGTTTCGCAGAAAGAGGCGGCTGACGCCATGCCGCTTGCCAAGGTGGAATCGACCCGCTTCTGGCGGGACGGCCGCTTTCGCGACATGGAGTGCCTGAGCGCGAGCTTCGTGACCCATGAATATGCGCCGCATGCGCACGACACGTTCAGCATCGGGCGATCGAAAGCGGCAGCCAGATTGCCACATTGCGCGGCAGGCGGGAAGAAACCGGACCGGGCGATCTCTATCTGATCGATCCTGGCGTGGTTCACGACGGTGCTCCGGGAGGCGAAGGCTATCGCTACCGCATGATCTACCCGGACACGAAGCTCTTCGTCGAGATTCTGGAAGATGTCACGGGCAAGGCCTTCAACGCGACGCCATCCTTTGCGGGTTCGTTGTCGCGCGATCCGCAGCTTGCCAGGGCCTTCCACAAAGCGCACCGCACGCTCGAGAGCGGCGCCGGCGCGCTGGAATCCGATGAAGGTATGTTCTCGGTGCTGGCTGCGCTCTTTGCGCGCTACGGCAGCACTATCGTTCTGCCTGTCGATACCAAGGAGCGTAGCGCCGTCGCCCGCGCCCGCGATTACCTCATTGAGAATTTCGACAGCGATGTGGGATTGGAGGAGTTGGCCAAGGTCGCGGGGCTGAGCCGCGCCCACCTGATCCGCGCTTTCCGCAGGGAGTATCACATTACGCCCCATGCCTTTCTGACCGACCGGCGGGTGATCATTGCCCGCCGATTGCTCAGAGAAGGCCGCATGCCGGCCGATGTTGCCATGGAATGCGGTTTCGCCGATCAGGCGCATTTCACCCGCCACTTCAAATCACGCACCGGAGTCACCCCGGGCCAGTTCCGCGTCGGCTAGGGCATTTTCGCTTTTCTTTGAATCGCGAAAACGATTGTCTTGCGCGTTCTGGACCGAAAAACGCTTCGCCC
It encodes the following:
- the alr gene encoding alanine racemase, translating into MTDFSLPFEDNDAFASAGLRLTVDLGALVENWRDMARRSGKARTGAAVKADAYGLGIEDVGEALYLAGARDFFVATAEEGVTLRLYAPEARIFVLCGIWPGTERLFFENDLVPVIASEEQLTFWMSVLADYGDYPCALQVDTGFNRLGLTVEDAVALANDVSRPASFAPVLVMSHLACGDDPAHAMNKQQLEAFRTVSAAFEGIEASLANSAGIFLGSDYHFDLTRPGIALYGGQAVNGAANPMRPVATAEARIIQTRSVRAGETVSYGRALELTRDSRLAIVSAGYADGYMRSLSSGGVPLRQTGLPGGQGFIAGHKVPVAGRITMDLTIFDVTDVPEKLVRASDYIELFGKNILIDDAARVAGTIGYEMLTGLGLRHERRYVWEEADE